The Candidatus Eremiobacteraceae bacterium genome includes the window CGCGAACAGCGGTGCGTCGCCGGTAGCGTAGCGTTCGATATTGGCCGCCACCGCGTGCGCGATGCCGTCGTACGAGGCGTCGGTGACGCCGGCCACGTGGGGCGTCGCGATCACGTTGTAGGTGAATATAGGATGATGGGAATCGGGCGGCTCCTCCCAAAAAACGTCGAGCCCGGCGCCGGCGAGCTTTCCCGATTCGAGCGCAGACAGCAGAGCATCCGGATCGACCAGCCCGCCGCGCGCCACATTGATGAGGAACGCGCCCGGCTTCATCGCATCGAACGCCGCGCGGTCGATGAGGTGGTGACTCGCTGCGCCGTAATTCACGCATAGCACGACGTAGTCGGCTTGCGCGAGCGCTTCGTGCAAAGCCTCGGGGCCGAAGACACGCTCGACGCCAAGCGCCGCGACACCGCTTTGCTCGGGCCGGCGCCGCACTGCGATCAGGCGCATGCCGCACGCGCGCAAGCGCGCGGCAAGCGCCGAGCCGATGTCGCCGAGACCGACGATGCATGCCGTTTTGCGCCAGAGCGCGATGCCCGCCGGATCGCCGACCAATCCCGCCGATAGCGAGGCCTGCGCTTGCGGCAGTCGCCGAGAAAGCGCGAGCATCAGCAAGAGGGCGTGCTCCGCTGCGGATTCCGCGTTGCCCGTACCTGCGCTCGGCACTCGAGCTACCCACACCCCTGCGTCGGTCGCCGCGTCCACGTCGACGCCGTCCAGACCGACGCCGAATTGCTGCACCAATCCGAACGAACCTGCGCGTACGATCTGCGCGTCGATCCGGCTCACGTACGGCACGATCACGTCGACGGGTGGTCCCGCGAGACACTGCAGTGTCTGACCGGCTGGGCATGTCACGACGTCGTGCCCAGGAACCAGGGGGATCAGCCGGCGCCGGGATTCCGTGAAACCGTCGCCGCAGAATAGGATGCGCAAACGATGACGCCTTTCCCGCCGGCGAGAGGATTCGATCGCCGGCCAGAGATACGTCAGACGCACTCGTGGCGCATTCCTGTGGAAGTGCGCCTCGTTTGCATATTTTCGCGTTTGGAGGCAGCTAGACCATGACTTAGACCATCGCCACACTTTTCGGCGTGATCTATCTGATCGTCGGCGTCGCAGGCTTCTTTCCGCAATTGGGCGGCAGCATGAGCATGGCTTCGGGAACGCTCCTGGGCGTCGCATCCGTGAACGTCTTGCACAACATCGTTCACCTGATCATCGGGTTGGCCGGCCTTTCCGGCGGCCGGACAGAGTCGGGAGCGGCCACGTTTGGCAAGACGTTCGGCGTCATCTTACTTCTCATCGGGCTCCTGGGCTTTCTCACCCCGAACCTGCTCGGGATCTTACCGATCGGCGGCTACGACATTTGGATCCATCTGGTGAGCGGCGCGGTTCTCGCATATGTCGGCTTCACTGCAACGGCACCACGGAGCGCTATGGCGTAGCCTCAGTTCCCTATCCCGCTGGAGGACCACCGTAACATGGCAACCGTACTAGGGCAAGCATCGCTTGCCCTAGTTTTTTTTGGGCAAGCGATGCTTGCCCTAGTACAGAGGACGACGGCAGGCTGCCGACAGTTCGGCGCATGCGGCGCGGACGGCCGCACACGCGTCGGACGCGCACGCCGAACGGGCCGCTGTATCGACCAGTGCGCTGCCGACGACCACCCCATCGGCGCACCGCGCCACCTCTTCTGCTTGCGCGGCGCTTGAGATGCCGAAGCCGACGGCGACCGGAAGGTGGGTCTCTCGTTTGATGCTCGCAACGAGACTCGCCACGCCGCGGTCGAGATCCGTGCGCGCCCCCGTCACGCCGAGCCGGCTCACCGCGTACACGAATCCCGTCGATGCACGGGCGATCTTCGCGAGACGTTGCGGCGGCGTGGTCGGCGCGACCAAAAGCGGTAAGACGAGGGCCTCTCGCCGGCAAGCATCGTGCATCGGCTGACCTTCCTCGGGCGGCAAGTCCGCGATGATCACACCCGCGTACCCCGCGGCAGCCAGCCTGCCGGCGGTGCGCGCCGGCCCCCTCACCAGTATCGGATTCCAATACCCGAACGCGATGACGGGAACATCGAATTGCCCGACGTCGATCGCGAGAGTCGCATCGAAGGTCACGCCGCTCGCGAGCGCCCGCTCGGCCGCAGCCGCGATGGTCGGTCCGTCGGCTAACGGATCGGAGTAGGCAAATCCCAATTCGATGATATCGGCTCCGCCGTCCACCGCGGCTCGCACGAGGTCGACCGTGGCCGAGAGCGACGGATCGCCGGCCATCAGGTAGGCGATGAGCGCCGCGCGATTCTCGGCTCGGGCGCGCGCGAACGAACTCTCGATCGTCGGCTTCACGCAGTCGTCCCTGCGCCGGATAGCGCGAACCGCAGCGCATCTTTGTCTCCGCGGCCGGAGCAGGTCACCAACACGATCGAATCTTCGGGTAGACCCGCCGCTAAACGCCGGGCTTGCGCGATCGCGTGCGCGCTCTCAAGTGCCGGCACGATGCCCTCGAGCCGGGCGAGCGCTTGGAATGCATCGTACGCGCTGTCGTCGTCCACACCGACGTACACCGCACGACCGGTCGATCGCAAGTGCGCGTGCTCCGGTCCGACACCCGGGTAGTCCAAACCGGCCGAAATCGAGTGCGTCGCCGATATCTGTCCTTCGCCGTTTTGCAGCAAGAACGTGCGGGCCCCGTGCAGCACCCCGACGGTGCCGGCTGTGAGGCTGGCCGCGTGACCGCCCGCGACCTCCAAACCGAGTCCCGCCGCTTCAACTCCGCACAATCGCACCTCGCGATCGTCGAGAAACGCCGCGAACGAACCCATCGCATTCGATCCGCCGCCCACGCACGCCACCACATAGTCGGGCAGTTTGCCATATCGCTCGAGCATCTGCGCGCGCGCCTCGTCGCCGATCACGCGGGCAAATTCGCGGACCATCGTCGGATACGGGTGTGCGCCGACGACCGAACCGATGACGTAGAACGTGGACTCCACGGACCCGGCCCAATCTCGAAAAGCCTCGTTCGTCGCGTCTTTGAGGGTCTGCGACCCGCTTCTGACCTCGTGGACTTTCGCACCTAGAAGCCGCATGAGGTAGACGTTGAGCGATTGGCGCTGCACGTCGACCGCGCCCATATAGACTTCGACCGGCAAGCCGAACAAGGCGCCGATCGTGGCGGTCGCCACGCCGTGCTGGCCCGCGCCGGTCTCGGCGATGAGTCTCGTCTTCCCCATCCGGCGCGCGAGCAGCCCCTGACCGACGGTGTTGTTGATCTTGTGTGCGCCGGTATGATTGCAGTCTTCCCGCTTGATGACGATGCGCGCGCCGCCCGTCGCGCGCGTGAGGTTTCGCGCCTCGAAAAGCGGCGACGGCCGGCCGACGTAGTCTCGCAAGAGCACGCGATATTCCGCCCAGAACGACTCGTCCGCGAATGCTGCGCGCATAGCCGCTTCGAGCCGGCAAAGCGGCTCGAACAAGACCTCGGGAACATACCGGCCTCCGAACTCGCCGAAGTATCCGCGGGCGTCGGGCCCGTTCATCATCGCCTCCATCGTCAGATCGCGCCGCGCGCCGCGAGGACGAATGCCCGCACGAGCGCGTCGTTCTTGCGGCCGTCGCGCTCCACGCCGGAGCGCACATCGACCGCGTCCGGCCGTATCGCCTGTATCGCGGCTGCCACCGTTTCGGGCTTGAGTCCGCCGGCCAGCACAAAGCAGCGGCCCGCCGCAGATCGCAGCGCGCGTGCGGTTTCGATCGGCACCGGCACGCCGGTTCCACCGTACGCTTCGCCAGTCCGGGAATCGGCCATCACCGCTACCGCTCGCGCGGCTGCGAGGTCTTCCCGCGACGGCATCCGGCGGCCGGCGCCGACGATCGTGGGTTTGCCGAACGAACCGCAGAAGATCGGGTCCTCGTCGCCGCTGAACTGCAGCACGTCGAGTCTGCACGAATCGATGGCCGAGCGCACGAGCTCAGGCGTTGGGTTGACGAAGACGCCGACGGTGGTCACAAACGGCGGGGTGACCGCGGTCAAAGCAGCGGCTTTCTCAACGTTCAGCCCGCGCGGCCCAACGTCGAAGATGAACCCGAGCGCGTCAGCGCCCGCCGCGACGCACGTCGTGATCTCCGAGGCATCGGTCATCCCGCATATCTTGACGCGCATCATCGTTCTCCTCGCAACAGCCGCACTGCCGTCTCTTTGTCGGACGAGCGCATGAGCGCCTCGCCGACGAGCACCGCTCCTGCACCCGCCCGCCCGCTGGCTGCAACATCCTCGGCCGAGCGGTAGCCGCTCTCGGCCACGACGAAGCAATCCGGCGGCAAGCTCGATGCCACGCGCGCTGCAGTGCCGGCATGCACGTCAAACGTCCCTAGGTCACGGTTGTTGACGCCGATCAAACGCACACCGATGCCGATGGCGCGAAGAGCTTCTGCCCCATCGTGCACTTCGACGAGCGGCGTCACTTGCAACGCGCTCGCCAGCGCGAACAACCCGCGTAGCAGGTTGTCGTCGAGGATCGCGGCGATCAAGAGCACGGCGTCCGCCCCAGCCGCGGCCGCCTCCCAAACCTGATAGGCGTCGACGATGAAATCTTTGCAGAGCACGGGCAAACCGCAGGCCGCGCGCGCGACGCGCAGGTCGTCCAGGCTTCCGCCGAACATCGACGCTTCCGTCAGGACGGAAAGCGCGGCGGCGCCCCCGCGCTCGTACGCCGACGAGACGGCCGCGGGATCCGCCGCTGGATCGATGTCGCCCGCCGATGGCGAGCGCCTTTTGAATTCGGCGACGATCGCCGGCACCGTACCGGTTCGCCCGGCGCGCAGCGCCGCCGTGAAATCACGGCGGTCCGTCCTGGCCAGCGCCGCGTCGCGATGCGCGGCCACGGGTGTGCGCCGTTTCGCTTCTGAAACCGATGCTCGACGCCGCATGATCAGTTCGTCGAGGACGCTCATGACGTCGATACCCGGACGAGTCCAGCCAGTTTTGTCGCCGCTGCACCGCTTGCGATGCTGAAGCGCGCGCGTCGCAATCCATCGCGCAAATCGGATGCGATGCCCGCGATCACGAGGGCGAGCGCCGCGTTCAGCGCGATGACGTCGCTTTGCGGTCCCGAACCCCCGGCGAACACCGTGCGCACGATGTGTGCGTTCTCGTCGGCGTCGCCACCGCGCAGAGCCGGAAGCTCGCTGCGCTCGAGGCCAAGTGACGCTGGGTCGATTTCGTACTCCATGATCTGCGAGCCGGTCCATTCCACCACGCGCGTCGGTCCGGAAAGGCTCACCTCGTCCATGCCGTCGTGACCGCGCACCGCGGCCGCGCGTTCCGAGCCGAGGCGTCGCAGCGCTTCGGCCACCGTCCGAACCGCGCGCTCGTCCGCGACGCCGACTACCTGGCGTTGTGCGCGCGCCGGATTCGCGAGCGGGCCGACGAGGTTGAAGATCGAGCGGATGCCGATCTCGCGCCGCGCGGGGCCGACGGCGCGCATCGCCGGATGGTGGGCTTGCGCGAACAAGAACGCGATGCCCACCTCTTCCAGCGCCCGCGCCGATGTGGCGGGCGACGCGTCGACGCGGACGCCAAGAGCGGACAAGACATCCGCGCTGCCGCAACGGCTGCTCATCGCCCGGTTGCCGTGCTTGGCGACGGTCGCTCCGGCGCCGGCCGCCACGAACGCGACTGCGGTCGAGATGTTGAACGAACCCGATCCATCGCCCCCGGTCCCGCAGACGTCGAGCAATGGCGCGTTCGCGCTGTGCACCTCAAGCATGCGTTCACGCAGCGCATCTGCAGCGCCCGCGAGCTCATCCGCCGTTTCGCCCTTCGTCGCAAGCGCGGCCAGGAGCGCACCAACCTGAGCTTCAGACGCCTCGCCGTCGACGATCGCCTCGACCGCGGCGCGCACGTCCGACATGCTCAGATCTTCCCCGCGGACCGCGCGCCGGATGCACATGGTCATCGTTTCTGCGGCGGCCGCCGATCTGACACCCGTCGCGCCGATCATGAGACCAGCCCCGCGGCGCGTAAGACGTTCTTCAACATGTGCGGCCCGGATTTTGTGAGGATGGATTCGGGGTGGAACTGCAGACCGTACGTCGGATGGCTTTTGTGGCGCAGCGCCATGATCAGGCCGTCATGCGTCCGCGCGCTGATCGTGAGCTCCACCGGAAGATCGCCCTCGTCGACGATCAACGAGTGATATCGGCCAGCTCGCACGCGCAGCGGCAAACCTTCGAACGGCGGCCCGCCGTCGTGCACGATCTCGCAGGCGCTGCCGTGAACGGGCTCCGGCGCGTGCTTCACCGACGCGCCGAAGGCAACCGCGATCGCCTGGTGTCCGAGGCAGATGCCGAGCACCGGCACGCGGCCGCTCAACGCGCGGACCACGGCGACGGAAAGACCCGCGCTCTCCGGACGGCCCGGACCCGGTGAGATGACGAGAATGGCCGGCGGCTGCGCCTTGGTTTTATCCATGTCGATCTCGTCCGCGCGCACGACGGACGGCGAGAAGCCGAGCGCGCCGAATCCTTGCGCAAGATTGTATGTGAAGGAATCGTAGTTGTCGACGATCAGCACATCGCGCGTCATGCGGGAAGGCCTCCCGCTGCCATCGCAAGCGCGGCCAACGTCGCGCCGAGCTTGGCTCGGCATTCACGGTCTTCGCCCTCGGGATCCGACGCTTCGACGATGCCGGCCCCCGCCCGGAGATGGAACGCGCCGCCGTAGGCGTGCATGCTGCGCAAAGTGATGCATGAATCCAAACTGCCGTCAAAGCCGAACCGGAGAACGGCGCCGGCATAGAATCCACGCCGCGTTCCTTCAAGCTGCGCGATGAGTTCGAGCGCCCTGACCTTCGGTGCGCCGCTCACGGTGCCGGCCGGAAACGCGGCCGCCATCAAATCGAACGCATCGAGCTCCGGCTTGAGCTCGCCGCTCACTTCGGACGCCAGATGCATGACGTGGCTGAACCGTTCGACGTCCATGAATTCGTCCACGCACACGCTCCCCGGCGTACACACGCGTCCAACGTCGTTGCGCCCGAGATCGACGAGCATCGTGTGTTCGGCGCGCTCTTTAGGATCGCGACGAAGTGCGGCGGCGCGCTTGCGGTCGGTCTCCGGGTCGTCGCTGCGCGCGCGGGTGCCCGCCAGCGGACGCACGATGGCCCGGCGTCCCTCGAGTTTCGCGAGCAGCTCCGGCGACGAACCGAGGAGCTGGCCCCAGCCGAGATCGATGAAGAACATGTACGGCGACGGGTTAATGGAGCGCAGCGCGCGGTAGACGTCGAAAGGATCCGCGTCGCTTTCAACCGTCCGACCCTGAGACAAGACCACTTGAAAGACCTCGCCGTCGTAGATAGCAGCCTTAGCGGCGGCGACGTTCGCGCAGAACCGGGCAGCGCCGGGTCCATCTGAGGTCGCGGCAAGTTCGCGCGGAGGTTGCAGATCCGACCCGGCGTATGCGATGAAAGGTGCGGCGGTCAAAGCCGCGACGATGTCCGCGTCGTCGCGCGACGTTCCGTCTTCGGCGGCCAACGTCGTGATGGTCGCACGATGCGTGAAGTGGTCGAATACCACGAGCGTCTCGGGCACGACGAGGTGAAGGTCGGGCATAGGATCGTGCGCGCGCGGCAAATGCGGCAAGCGCTCGAGGTAGCCGGAGAATTCATGCGCAGCGGCCCCGAAAAGCCCGAAGAACGGCGACCGTCTGATATCATCGGCGGCAGGCGACAACGACTCGAGGACCGAGCGGCATGCGTCGAGCGGCGACGCGCCGGTGGCCCGCAGCTCCCCGCCGTCGATCGCGGTCGATACTTCTCCATCGAAAACGCGGACTTCGCCGCGCGCGCCCACGCCGATCAACGACCTGCGCGCTCCGACACCCGCGCCGAGTGCGCTCTCAAAGAGCATGGCCGGACCTTTGCGCGCGCGCACGATGGCGAGATATGCGCCTATCGGCGTGACGGCGTCTGCAAGGACGTCTCGGTGGACGATGCGGCGGAAAGTGTTCAACGTGGCCTCCGGTCCCCGTAGGAGGGCAAGCATCGCTTGCCCATTTTTGGCATATCGCGGGCAAAAGAAAACGGGCCCTCGATTTGCGATCGAGAGCCCGCCGAATCTTTGGCGCTATGCGCCTTACGCTGGTGTGGTCAGCTTGAGCGACTCACACCCGCATTGAATCGGGCGGGCGTGACCCACCACCACGAGGACGCAGTTACGGAATGGGCAAGCGATGCTTGCCCTAGTACGGCTTGCCCTAATACATTTGTCATCGGACCGGTTGGTGCGCTTTTCAGGATTGCAATCCCTTCTCTTACGACTGCAGCAGCTCGAGCTGCGCCATTTCCGCCGCGTCGCCCTTTCGGATACGAGTCCGTATGACACGCGTGTAGCCGCCGCTCCGCCCCGCCAAGCTAGGCGCGATCACTTCCATGACCTTTTTCGCCACCGCCTCCGATGTGAGGTACGAAGCGACGATGCGGCGGCTGGCGAGATCGCCTTTCTTAGCGCGCGTGATCAAACGCGATGCGACGCGAGAGACTTCTTTCGCCCGGATGATCGTGGTCTCGATCTTGCCATGCGTGAACAGCGAGGTGGCGAGATTGCGGAGCATCGATCGACGGTGGTCGTCGTTCCGGCCGAGGCGTTTTACGTCTTGTTTGTGTCGCATGTCCGCCTACTGTGCTTTCAAGCTGAGGTTGCGCTCGACGAGTTTCTCTTTGATCTCGTCGACGGACTTCTTGCCCAAGTTGCGCATGTTCATGATCTCTTCTTCCGTCTTCTGCAACAGCTCGGAGATCTTTGTGATGCCTGCCCGTTTGAGGCAGTTGTACGACCGAACCGAAAGATCCAACTCGTCGACCGGAATATCCCAACCGGCGAACGGTTTGGCTTCTTCGACGGGCGCCTCCACTTCGGCGCGCCCGCTGAACGTGACGAACAGACCGAGCTGTTCCTGGAGAATGCCGGCCGCGGTGCTCAACGCCTCGTCGGGCGTGAGACTGCCATTGGTCTCGATCTCGATGAGCAGGCGGTCGTAGTCGGTGACCTGTCCGACGCGCGTGTCTTCGATTTGATACGCGACCTTGCGGATGGGCGTGAAGATCGAGTCCACCGGGATGAGCCCGATGACGTGTTCGACGTTGCGCTGCTTGTCCGCGGTGACGTAGCCGCGCCACTTCTCGACGCCGATCTCCATGAACAGCCGAGCCTTCTTGTCGGAGAGCGTCGCGATGTGATACGCCGGGTCGAGCAGTTCGATATCCGCATCCGGCACGATGTCCGAAGCGGTGACTTCCCGCTCGCCTATGGCCTCGATGCGCAGCACTTTCGGCTCGTCCGAACTCAGCTTCAGCGGCAGACCTTTGAGATTGAGGATGATGTTGGTCGTATCTTCGACCACGCCCGGTATGGTGGAGAATTCGTGGAGCACGCCGTCGATCTTGACGTACGTGACCGCGGCCCCGGGCAGCGACGAGAGAAGGATCCGCCGCAGGCTGTTGCCTAGCGTGATCCCAAACCCGCGCTCCAGCGGTTCGATCGCGAACTGCGCGTAATTATCGCGGCGCTCCCGCACCTCGATAGTCGCCCGTTGAAATTCCAAAACTGCCATATTTCCCTTCCAAGATTCGTGGATCACAAGAAATCGTTATCTCGAGTAATACTCGACGATGAGCTGCTCCTCGACGTTAGTGTCGATGTCGGCGCGCGCCGGTTTGGCGAGCACCTTCGCTTTGAGTGATTGTTCGTTGAATTCAAGCCAACCGGGCACGCGGCGGCCTTTGGCGTATTCGGTCATTGCTCCGAAGAGCGGCGATTTCGTGCTCGTCTCGACGACCGCGACTTCGTCGCCCGGCCGCACCTGCATGGACGGGATGTTCACCCGCTTGCCGTTCATGGTGAAGTGCCGGTGGCGCACCATTTGCCTCGCTTGCGCTCGCGAAGTGGCCAAGTTGAGGCGGTAGACAACGTTATCGAGCCGAGTTTCGAGCAGCCCCAAAAGCGACGCGCCCGTCTGTCCTTTGGTGCGTGCCGCCTTGTAGAAATAATTCTCGAACTGTTTTTCGAGCACGCCGTAGATGCGGCGCATCTTCTGCTTCTCGCGCAGCTGCTTTCCGAATTCCGACACCTTGGGGCGGTTCTTCGTGTTCGCCTTCTGGCCTGGCGCAGCCGTGCGGCGTTCCACCGCGCACTTCTTGCTCAAGCAGCGCTCGCCCTTAAGGAAGAGCTTTATCTTCTCGCCCGGCTTCGACCCGCTGGCGCTTTCACGCCGGCAGAGACGGCAGACAGGACCGGTATAACGTGCCATGTGTTAGCTTCTAGCCTCCTAGACTCGACGCCGCTTCGGCGGGCGGCAACCGTTATGAGGTATCGGGGTGACATCTTTGATCAGCACGACTTCCAAGCCGGCGGCCTGCAGCGCACGGATGGCGGCTTCGCGTCCGGCTCCCGGCCCCTTCACGTAGACCTCGACCTGGCGCATGCCGTGCTCCATGGACTTTTTCGCGGCGGTCTCAGCCGCCATTTGCGCGGCGAACGGCGTGGACTTCTTGCTGCCCTTGAAGCCCATGTTGCCCGAACTCGCCCACGCCACCGCGCCGCCTTGGGCGTCGGTGATGGTGACGATGGTGTTGTTGAAGCTCGACCGGATGTGCGCGACGCCTTGCGAGACGTTCTTGATGACGCGCTTCTTCCGGGTACGCTCCTTTTTCGGTGCTGCTGGCATCTACCTATTTACCTCCGGGCCCTTTGGCCTTCTTCTTGCCGGCGACGGTCTTCTTCGGACCTTTCCGGGTGCGGGAATTCGTCTTCGTCCGCTGCCCGCGCACCGGAAGCCCGCGGCGATGGCGGATGCCGCGGTAGCAGCCGATGTCCATCAGCCGCTTGATGGCGCCGCCCACCTCGCGCCGTAGATCGCCTTCGACCTTGAGGCCTTTTTCGATCTGCTCGCGCAGCTTTTGGATATCTTCGTCCGTGAGATCCTTGACGCGGATGTCCGGCGAGACGCCCGTGAGGCCGAGCAGTTTCTGCGCGGTCGGACGGCCGATGCCGAAGATGTACGTCAGGGCGATCTCGATGCGCTTTTCGCGCGGCAGGTCGATGCCCGCAATTCTAGCCATATCTTATCCTTGCGCCTGTTTGTGTTTCGGGTTCTCGCAGATCACGCGCGTGCGTCCGGCACGTTTGATGACCTTGCATTTGACACAGATCTTCTTGACCGAGGGTCTGACTTTCATTACTTATACCTATACGTGATGCGGCCTTGAGTGAGATCGTAGGGCGACAGTTCCACGAGGACCCGGTCGCCCGGAAGTATGCGGATGAAGTTCATCCGGATCTTGCCGGACACGCGTGCGAGCACGCGATGTCCGTTGCTGAGTTCCACTCGAAAGAATGCGTTCGGCAGCGGCTCTACCACGACGCCTTCGACTTCGATCGCCTCTTCTTTTGGCGATTCGGTGGTGGCTTTGCGAGCGTCGTTTTTCTTAGCGGACCGCCTGCGCGCTCCGC containing:
- the rpmJ gene encoding 50S ribosomal protein L36 — its product is MKVRPSVKKICVKCKVIKRAGRTRVICENPKHKQAQG
- the rpsM gene encoding 30S ribosomal protein S13; this translates as MARIAGIDLPREKRIEIALTYIFGIGRPTAQKLLGLTGVSPDIRVKDLTDEDIQKLREQIEKGLKVEGDLRREVGGAIKRLMDIGCYRGIRHRRGLPVRGQRTKTNSRTRKGPKKTVAGKKKAKGPGGK
- the infA gene encoding translation initiation factor IF-1, giving the protein MEVEGVVVEPLPNAFFRVELSNGHRVLARVSGKIRMNFIRILPGDRVLVELSPYDLTQGRITYRYK